The Aureispira anguillae genome contains a region encoding:
- a CDS encoding glycosyltransferase family 2 protein codes for MQLSVITATHHRAKKLAKHCLPSLLKQTNTQFEWVVINDGACPKTQELVQSYQDQLSITYIETTHQGLIAARNLGLDQASSELICFLDDDNSLAPSFIADMVDFFAKHKEISMCTPIRRQRRDSYRDGLRIKTGKEFFRPSLDAIPQDFVQNLPKAWFDSNGFTHRKQEQIRFNPNTLIMSDYEYLLQCFSIWGLHSLAILPKELVLYIQTNEGIIGQSTFSDWLKEFEFIQQNSAQYSIFELVPPEPWLSEQIETIRSKAIANKALPGFAKKPPVNNNLG; via the coding sequence ATGCAACTTTCTGTTATAACAGCTACCCACCATCGAGCAAAAAAATTGGCTAAACACTGCCTTCCTAGTTTGTTAAAACAAACCAATACACAGTTTGAGTGGGTTGTCATCAATGATGGTGCTTGCCCTAAGACTCAAGAACTTGTTCAATCTTATCAAGACCAATTGTCGATCACCTACATAGAGACCACTCACCAAGGCTTAATTGCAGCACGAAACTTGGGGTTAGATCAAGCTTCTTCTGAACTAATTTGTTTTTTGGACGACGACAATAGCTTGGCTCCTTCTTTTATTGCAGATATGGTAGATTTTTTTGCCAAACACAAAGAAATCTCAATGTGTACCCCCATAAGAAGGCAACGAAGAGATAGCTACAGAGATGGTCTTCGCATAAAAACTGGAAAGGAATTTTTTCGTCCTTCATTAGATGCTATACCGCAAGATTTTGTTCAAAATTTGCCCAAAGCGTGGTTTGATAGCAATGGCTTTACACATCGTAAACAGGAACAAATCAGATTTAACCCCAACACACTAATTATGTCTGATTATGAGTACCTTCTCCAATGTTTCTCTATTTGGGGGCTACACTCTCTAGCAATACTCCCCAAAGAATTGGTTTTGTATATACAAACAAACGAAGGAATTATTGGTCAATCTACTTTTTCGGATTGGCTCAAAGAATTTGAATTCATACAACAAAACAGCGCACAATATTCCATTTTTGAGCTTGTCCCTCCAGAGCCTTGGCTTTCTGAACAAATTGAAACAATTCGATCCAAAGCCATTGCCAACAAAGCGCTTCCTGGTTTTGCAAAAAAGCCACCCGTAAATAACAATTTAGGGTGA
- a CDS encoding PUR family DNA/RNA-binding protein produces the protein MGFDNKDSRFESVYSQKVKAGKRRTYFFDVRKTKGADYYVTITESTRRFEDDSYSRHKIFLYKEDFNRFVESLVDVVDHIKNDLLPDYDYDEFTRRHEEREKEYNENYNNNTENMDSSANDDGDVGEW, from the coding sequence GTGGGATTTGATAATAAAGATAGCCGTTTTGAAAGTGTGTATTCTCAGAAGGTAAAAGCAGGAAAGAGAAGAACGTATTTCTTTGATGTGCGTAAAACCAAAGGCGCAGATTATTATGTAACGATTACAGAAAGCACTCGCCGATTCGAAGATGATTCTTACTCTAGACACAAGATTTTCTTGTACAAAGAAGATTTTAATCGTTTTGTAGAGAGCTTGGTAGATGTAGTTGATCACATCAAAAATGATTTGTTGCCTGATTATGATTATGATGAGTTTACTCGTCGCCATGAAGAGCGAGAAAAAGAGTATAATGAAAACTACAATAATAACACCGAAAACATGGACTCTTCTGCCAACGATGATGGCGATGTTGGAGAGTGGTAA
- a CDS encoding S24 family peptidase — MSNFIDNTVNQRFRLVYDQLKEEGKIKSKSDIAAQLGTYNHVVNSILKGKRNITLDQMNKLIDIYGINANFLFGGSNQMFDGHENMHIPLAEKIYAGQKNIVLVNAQAMAGNSLGAQNSDYDDASQEKIEVQKFSIPGLEGDLTAIEISGDSMLPNITNGDIVICEKVESGPLGSIKDNSVYVVVTSDSVVAKRVQNIRQGNQTVGLRLISDNQIYPPYEVEIQEVLALYRVKHRITNYGIA; from the coding sequence ATGTCTAATTTTATTGATAATACGGTTAACCAACGTTTTAGATTGGTTTATGACCAACTAAAAGAAGAAGGCAAAATCAAAAGCAAGTCTGATATTGCAGCTCAATTGGGCACTTATAATCATGTTGTCAACAGCATACTAAAAGGTAAGCGTAATATTACCTTAGACCAAATGAACAAATTAATTGATATTTATGGAATCAATGCCAATTTTTTATTTGGGGGCAGTAATCAGATGTTTGATGGACATGAGAATATGCACATTCCCTTGGCTGAAAAAATCTATGCAGGGCAAAAGAATATTGTTTTGGTCAACGCACAAGCTATGGCGGGAAATTCTTTGGGTGCTCAAAATTCTGATTATGATGATGCATCACAAGAAAAAATAGAAGTTCAGAAATTTTCTATTCCAGGCTTAGAGGGCGACCTTACTGCTATAGAAATTAGTGGCGATAGCATGCTTCCTAATATAACCAATGGAGATATTGTCATCTGCGAAAAGGTAGAGAGTGGTCCATTAGGTTCTATCAAAGATAATTCGGTTTATGTAGTTGTCACTAGCGATTCTGTCGTTGCCAAACGGGTTCAAAATATCAGACAAGGTAACCAAACGGTTGGGCTTCGTCTAATTTCTGATAACCAAATTTACCCTCCTTATGAGGTAGAGATACAAGAAGTTCTTGCTCTTTATCGAGTAAAACATAGAATTACCAACTATGGTATTGCCTAA
- a CDS encoding tetratricopeptide repeat protein produces the protein MMKVIVMMLLLGCGSILVAQKPEAIKEYNAGLTYFKLKNYKGAIPFFEAAISKDPNFVHAFRALISCHEETGQNEIAVDLYERVIELSPSDKTLCYNLALTYISLEEYQKSVLYLRKALQIDPAYSKATNKLKEIEEYLDKQAAQENIRADGDAQTIENKAYNAALEVYRTKDYNRCLTKLNDYKGEITNPDFYYLKAIAHQHIGERENAIAAYENTLELDDRHFNTNLNLGRIYYNDRNYLEAIPLLETAYLRRDKDVNLLYDLAKAHFYAQEYQAANVYLEDYTKRNSKNAEAWRLLGESYSKLGKSKNAAKAFEWARKYGTNDDDLHNHLDDNISKYGREASEYTKDGKYEEAIKVLEKGIIEHSEAASLHFNLGLNYMEVGNTKKAREEFKKTIDLEPAHAKAYQGLGQIYYEREEFQEAGAYYLATIDAGKQDEFVYYKLGSCWFKLKRFENAIIAYQKAIGLNSKEKRYYFSLGLSYLALDKHYDAIAAMDNALRIDPLFLDAKYHIAISYLKMSEYDTCIAKAEEILKQDSQYAKAYLVIGHAHKRMGNYGLASDFQKKAERLDPSLRQ, from the coding sequence ATGATGAAGGTTATTGTTATGATGTTATTATTGGGATGTGGTTCTATTTTGGTTGCTCAAAAACCAGAGGCAATAAAGGAATACAATGCAGGGCTAACCTATTTTAAGTTAAAAAATTACAAAGGTGCGATTCCTTTTTTTGAAGCGGCAATTAGCAAAGATCCTAATTTTGTACACGCTTTTAGAGCTTTGATTAGTTGCCATGAAGAAACGGGGCAAAATGAAATTGCTGTAGACCTTTATGAACGGGTAATCGAGCTTTCTCCTTCTGATAAAACACTTTGTTATAATCTAGCATTGACTTATATTAGTTTGGAGGAATACCAAAAATCAGTATTGTATTTGAGAAAAGCACTACAGATAGACCCTGCCTATAGTAAGGCGACTAATAAACTCAAAGAAATAGAGGAATATTTGGATAAGCAAGCAGCACAAGAAAATATTCGGGCTGATGGTGATGCTCAAACGATAGAAAACAAAGCCTACAATGCTGCTTTAGAAGTTTATAGAACGAAAGATTATAATCGTTGTTTAACAAAGCTTAATGACTATAAGGGAGAAATTACGAACCCAGATTTTTATTATCTAAAGGCTATTGCTCATCAGCATATTGGAGAGCGAGAAAATGCTATTGCTGCCTATGAAAATACACTAGAATTAGACGACCGACATTTTAATACCAATCTTAATTTGGGAAGAATCTATTACAATGATCGAAACTATCTAGAAGCAATCCCTTTGTTAGAAACAGCCTATTTGCGTCGTGATAAGGATGTCAATTTATTGTACGATTTGGCAAAAGCACATTTTTATGCCCAAGAGTATCAAGCGGCAAATGTGTATTTGGAAGATTATACCAAGCGGAATTCAAAAAATGCAGAAGCTTGGCGTTTATTGGGGGAAAGTTATAGTAAACTCGGAAAAAGCAAAAACGCAGCAAAGGCTTTTGAGTGGGCTAGAAAATATGGTACAAACGATGATGATTTGCACAACCATTTGGACGATAATATCTCAAAATACGGACGAGAAGCCAGTGAATATACCAAGGATGGAAAATACGAAGAAGCAATTAAAGTTTTAGAAAAGGGAATTATCGAACACTCTGAAGCTGCATCTTTACATTTTAATCTTGGGCTTAATTATATGGAAGTAGGGAACACCAAAAAAGCGAGAGAGGAGTTTAAGAAAACAATTGATTTGGAACCTGCTCATGCCAAAGCTTATCAAGGCTTGGGGCAAATTTATTATGAACGAGAAGAGTTTCAAGAAGCGGGTGCTTATTATTTAGCGACCATTGATGCAGGCAAGCAAGATGAATTTGTTTATTATAAATTGGGAAGCTGCTGGTTTAAGCTAAAGCGTTTTGAAAATGCTATTATTGCCTATCAGAAAGCAATTGGTCTCAATTCCAAGGAAAAACGATATTATTTTAGTTTGGGGCTTTCTTATTTGGCTCTGGATAAACATTATGATGCTATTGCTGCAATGGATAATGCCCTGAGAATAGACCCTTTGTTCTTGGATGCCAAATATCATATTGCAATTAGTTACCTTAAAATGAGTGAATATGATACTTGTATTGCCAAAGCGGAAGAAATTTTGAAGCAGGACAGTCAATATGCTAAAGCATATTTGGTTATTGGGCATGCCCATAAACGGATGGGGAATTATGGCTTGGCAAGTGATTTTCAAAAAAAGGCAGAGCGACTAGATCCTTCTTTGAGGCAATAA
- a CDS encoding leucine-rich repeat domain-containing protein: MEIENQLKKYIQEGPIQEVDWSGRELDVVPAEIKKIEGVERLNLECNNLTALPNELAELRSLNWLDLSDNQLAVLPEKLTNLPLLTWLDLSANNFEQLPTSFGELEKLEWLDLKNNQLHTLPKSFEQLKKLKKLNLEINELGQLPKEICQLSALKWLDLSENKLEGLPEEFADLKSLEWLDLEENPLGELPESICELVQLKELDLTGIDATTLPDALGKLVNLEWLDLSENRLLAIPESIGQLTRIEWLDLRSNQLKELPASMEQLHALTRLNLEHNDFNGWVEVVSKMSNLQELDLTATGLTIIPDEIANLKAMEWLDLSENKIKQLPKALGELTALTWLDCKDNEIDYIDQEIYNLVELRELYLNSNKLQIIDDALGQLESLERLDLSFNNLPNLPDSLGDLTMLTWLNLEENSLTKLPATIGALNHLEELDVSDNRLSELPTELGTLDNLQFLDLRNNQFTTLPAFLGQLSNTLQELYLSDNPLNDGELERIKQLLPNTVVEF; this comes from the coding sequence ATGGAGATAGAGAACCAATTAAAAAAATATATTCAAGAAGGACCAATTCAAGAGGTAGATTGGAGCGGAAGAGAACTAGATGTTGTACCTGCTGAAATAAAAAAAATAGAAGGCGTAGAGCGGCTTAATTTGGAATGTAATAATTTGACTGCATTGCCCAATGAGCTCGCAGAGCTGCGCAGTTTAAATTGGTTGGATTTGTCGGACAATCAATTGGCTGTTTTGCCTGAAAAATTAACGAATTTGCCCTTGTTGACTTGGCTAGATTTGTCGGCTAATAATTTTGAACAATTGCCTACTTCTTTTGGAGAGTTGGAGAAGTTGGAGTGGCTAGACTTAAAAAATAACCAACTACATACCTTGCCCAAGTCATTTGAGCAATTGAAAAAATTAAAAAAACTTAATTTAGAAATTAATGAATTGGGACAGTTGCCAAAAGAAATTTGCCAGTTGTCCGCCTTAAAATGGTTGGACTTATCAGAAAATAAATTAGAAGGCTTGCCTGAAGAATTTGCTGATTTAAAAAGTTTGGAATGGTTGGACTTGGAAGAGAATCCATTAGGGGAGTTGCCAGAAAGTATTTGTGAGTTAGTACAACTAAAAGAGCTGGATCTAACTGGAATTGATGCTACAACTTTACCAGATGCATTAGGAAAATTGGTGAATTTAGAATGGCTGGATTTATCTGAAAATCGTTTGCTTGCTATTCCTGAATCAATTGGTCAACTCACACGAATAGAGTGGTTGGATTTGCGCAGCAATCAGCTCAAAGAATTGCCTGCTTCTATGGAGCAGCTTCACGCCTTGACTCGATTAAATTTGGAGCACAATGATTTTAATGGTTGGGTAGAGGTCGTCTCAAAGATGTCCAATCTTCAAGAGCTTGATTTAACGGCTACAGGGCTAACCATAATCCCTGATGAAATAGCCAATCTAAAAGCAATGGAGTGGTTGGATTTGTCCGAAAATAAAATTAAGCAGTTACCCAAGGCTTTGGGAGAACTTACAGCGTTGACTTGGTTAGATTGCAAGGATAATGAAATTGATTATATAGATCAAGAAATTTATAATCTAGTAGAGTTGAGAGAGCTTTATTTGAATTCTAATAAATTACAAATAATAGATGATGCTTTGGGGCAACTAGAAAGTTTAGAACGGTTGGATCTAAGTTTTAATAATTTGCCAAACTTGCCCGATAGTTTGGGTGATTTGACAATGCTAACTTGGTTGAACTTAGAAGAGAATAGTTTGACAAAACTTCCTGCGACCATTGGAGCCCTAAATCATTTAGAAGAGTTGGATGTGTCTGACAATCGACTTTCTGAATTACCAACTGAATTAGGAACATTGGACAACCTCCAATTTTTGGACTTGCGAAACAATCAGTTTACCACATTACCTGCATTTTTGGGACAATTGAGCAATACTTTGCAAGAATTATATCTGTCGGACAATCCATTAAACGATGGAGAGTTAGAAAGAATAAAGCAATTACTTCCTAATACGGTTGTAGAGTTTTAA
- a CDS encoding MarR family winged helix-turn-helix transcriptional regulator has translation MKIEEEIKQTKPFPNPQTKAIVNLNFTASWLAGVYGQLLKPFGISIQQYNILRILKGMRPKPATVKVLIERMIDKNSNASRLVDKLLKKGLLERNACPEDRRRVDVMITEAGLDMIDEISKVIEQENTLVNLTDDEALLLSDLLDKMRGA, from the coding sequence ATGAAAATTGAAGAAGAAATAAAACAAACTAAACCTTTTCCAAATCCACAAACCAAAGCAATTGTTAATCTGAATTTTACAGCTTCATGGTTGGCTGGCGTTTATGGGCAATTGCTAAAACCATTTGGAATATCAATACAGCAGTACAATATATTGCGTATATTAAAAGGAATGAGACCCAAGCCCGCTACAGTAAAAGTACTTATAGAGCGGATGATTGACAAAAATTCTAATGCGTCTCGCTTGGTTGACAAACTTCTTAAAAAAGGTTTGCTAGAAAGAAATGCCTGTCCAGAAGATAGGAGAAGGGTTGATGTCATGATTACAGAGGCTGGTCTGGATATGATTGATGAAATATCTAAAGTGATTGAACAAGAAAATACATTGGTAAATCTTACCGATGATGAAGCATTATTATTGTCTGACTTGTTGGATAAAATGCGGGGCGCATAA
- a CDS encoding DoxX family membrane protein codes for MNEKVVLGIRVLLGLGMLIFGLNKFLMFIPIPPPATPEAGALMGAFAASGYILPIVGIVELVAGIAFLANKFVPLMAVILFPIMLNAFLFHAVLDPGGVAGAAVFTLLNILLMFGYKSSYDELLKP; via the coding sequence ATGAATGAGAAAGTAGTTTTAGGAATTAGAGTTTTATTAGGGTTGGGAATGCTTATTTTTGGATTGAATAAGTTTTTAATGTTTATTCCAATTCCACCTCCAGCAACTCCAGAAGCAGGGGCGTTAATGGGAGCTTTTGCGGCCTCTGGTTATATTTTGCCAATTGTTGGAATTGTTGAGTTGGTGGCAGGTATTGCATTTTTGGCCAATAAATTTGTTCCATTAATGGCCGTTATTTTGTTCCCTATTATGCTCAATGCATTTTTGTTTCATGCTGTATTAGATCCAGGGGGTGTAGCAGGAGCAGCAGTATTTACCCTTTTGAATATTTTGCTTATGTTTGGCTATAAATCATCCTATGATGAGCTGTTGAAGCCATAA
- a CDS encoding lamin tail domain-containing protein, translated as MKKLFATLSAICMVNFAAQSQVVINEVLYNIPGSGENEEFIELHNMGAAAVNLQNYTFTQGVTHTFNSGTIPAGGYFVIASDSAAFHASFGVAPDAVWTSGGLSNGGEDITIYDGAGTLIDSVDYETSAPWPADAAGQGRSLQLCDPVTDNNLGTNWGTSNIANGVNGTTGTDSLYATPGLVNACVIVVPPPPPSYPVYTFDQINNVDTNGTADSVNVTCELRGIAHCIDLRGGTGIDFNFANSNNSAGVRVFSFVDVDNYTVTSGDSLHIWGEVVQFNGLLQFAPDSIVVISQGNPTATPMLVTQLSETTENRLVMFANMHLVDTAEWTGSGSGFNVRMTDGGADTIVVRIDNDVDLYSQTAPLGTFSISGWGGQFDSSIPRNEGYQLMPCNMMMITGTHQVENNSGLVRIYPNPASTLLNVQSDVEIQTIAVYNTLGQAVVNLNNVNTTTTQVATSDLENGVYIISIVTNEKTMTQQFQVVK; from the coding sequence ATGAAAAAATTATTTGCTACTCTTTCTGCCATCTGCATGGTAAACTTTGCTGCACAATCTCAGGTAGTTATCAATGAGGTTCTTTATAATATCCCTGGAAGTGGAGAAAATGAAGAGTTTATTGAGCTGCACAACATGGGAGCTGCTGCTGTTAATTTGCAGAATTATACCTTTACACAAGGTGTTACGCACACATTTAATAGTGGAACTATTCCTGCTGGAGGTTACTTTGTGATTGCTTCAGATTCTGCTGCATTTCACGCTTCTTTTGGCGTTGCTCCAGATGCAGTTTGGACTAGTGGAGGTCTAAGCAATGGAGGAGAAGATATTACGATCTATGATGGTGCAGGTACTCTAATCGATTCTGTTGATTATGAAACTTCTGCTCCATGGCCTGCTGATGCTGCTGGACAAGGTCGTTCGTTGCAATTGTGTGACCCTGTTACAGATAATAATCTTGGCACTAACTGGGGAACCTCTAATATTGCTAACGGTGTAAACGGAACTACAGGTACCGATTCTTTGTATGCTACTCCTGGTCTTGTTAATGCTTGTGTTATTGTTGTTCCACCACCACCACCAAGCTACCCTGTCTATACCTTTGATCAAATCAATAATGTTGACACCAATGGTACGGCTGATTCTGTTAATGTTACTTGCGAATTAAGAGGTATTGCTCACTGTATTGACCTTAGAGGTGGTACAGGTATTGATTTTAACTTTGCAAACAGCAACAATAGTGCTGGTGTAAGAGTATTTTCTTTTGTAGATGTAGATAACTATACCGTTACTTCTGGTGATTCTTTACATATATGGGGAGAGGTTGTACAATTTAATGGTTTGTTGCAATTTGCTCCTGACAGTATTGTTGTTATATCTCAAGGCAACCCTACTGCTACACCTATGTTGGTTACTCAATTAAGCGAAACCACAGAAAACAGATTGGTTATGTTTGCCAATATGCACTTGGTTGATACTGCTGAATGGACTGGTTCTGGTTCTGGATTCAACGTTCGTATGACCGATGGTGGTGCTGATACCATTGTTGTTCGTATTGATAATGATGTTGATTTGTATAGCCAAACTGCTCCTTTGGGAACCTTTAGCATTTCAGGATGGGGAGGACAATTTGATTCTTCTATTCCTCGCAATGAAGGTTACCAATTGATGCCTTGTAACATGATGATGATAACAGGTACGCATCAAGTAGAAAATAACAGTGGTTTGGTTCGTATTTATCCTAATCCTGCCTCTACGCTATTAAATGTTCAAAGTGATGTAGAAATCCAAACTATTGCAGTATACAACACACTTGGACAAGCTGTTGTTAATCTAAATAATGTTAACACAACAACAACTCAAGTTGCTACTAGCGATTTAGAGAATGGTGTTTACATCATTAGCATTGTTACCAATGAAAAAACAATGACACAACAATTCCAAGTTGTAAAATAA
- a CDS encoding helix-turn-helix domain-containing protein: protein MLGRIFLLVFGMYVLMACSGSSKGTTDRDFYQDIGGQIREQRLNKGISQQDLADAVGITQNGLSLIEDGLATPIHTKLIAIQDYLDVKFKINGKYATIEEYLEEKK from the coding sequence ATGCTAGGTAGAATATTTTTGTTGGTATTTGGAATGTATGTATTGATGGCTTGTAGTGGTTCGTCTAAGGGAACAACAGATCGGGATTTTTATCAAGATATTGGGGGGCAAATACGGGAACAGCGTTTGAACAAGGGAATTTCTCAGCAAGATTTAGCAGATGCAGTTGGCATTACTCAAAATGGATTGAGTCTGATAGAAGACGGCTTGGCTACTCCTATTCATACTAAGCTTATTGCTATACAGGATTATTTGGATGTGAAGTTTAAGATTAATGGAAAATACGCTACTATTGAGGAGTATTTGGAAGAAAAAAAATAA